The following coding sequences lie in one Salmo salar chromosome ssa13, Ssal_v3.1, whole genome shotgun sequence genomic window:
- the ccni2 gene encoding cyclin-I, with the protein MKNPGAAENQRLVALLEDALGRENRLWKVPVFKNSCIQGTDITPFQLQDVILWLGEMCRLFNFCQETFALGGCVLNRLLATVKAPPKYLKCIAFTSLILSAKINEEDEVIGSVKGLVVQSGCNFSTAEILRMERIILDKLNWDLYIATPIDFIHIFHALLISGHPHLSSVGAHSQKRPCLQVALWTRQVQHCMACHQLSQFKGSTLALAIITLELERLTPDWFSVFTDLLKKAQIQSTEFIHCKEMVDEYLTSLEFSLPANAVYIFDSTKMTKLQNEVSWEPAGRPGLGQTRRGKGSQGEGDTDKFYDGFRCLYNEGLALEVDGDSDTKILHEAHQKNVSPCPPLHPAVS; encoded by the exons ATGAAGAACCCAGGAGCTGCAGAGAACCAACGGTTGGTGGCGTTATTGGAGGATGCACTGGGCAGGGAGAATCGCCTCTGGAAAGTGCCAGTCTTCAAGAACAGCTGCATTCAG GGTACTGACATTACCCCATTCCAACTGCAAGATGTGATCCTGTGGCTGGGTGAAATGTGCAGACTGTTCAACTTCTGTCAAGAAACATTTGCTCTTGGAGGCTGTGTTCTGAATAGACTTCTAGCAACAGTGAAG GCCCCGCCCAAATACCTGAAGTGTATCGCCTtcacctctctgattctctcAGCAAAAATCAATGAGGAAGATGAG GTGATTGGATCAGTCAAGGGCCTTGTTGTGCAGAGCGGATGCAacttttcaacagcggagattctTCGCATGGAGAGGATCATACTAGATAAGCTGAACTGGGACCTGTATATCGCAACgccaatcgacttcattcacaTC TTCCATGCCCTGTTGATCTCTGGCCATCCCCACCTTTCGTCTGTGGGTGCTCATTCTCAGAAGAGGCCTTGCCTCCAGGTGGCATTGTGGACTAGGCAGGTGCAGCACTGTATGGCCTGCCACCAGCTATCACAGTTCAAGGGCTCCACACTAGCCTTGGCCATCATTACCTTGGAGTTGGAGAGACTCACCCCAGACTGGTTCTCAGTCTTCACCGATCTGCTGAAGAAAGCACAG ATTCAGAGCACGGAGTTCATCCACTGCAAGGAGATGGTGGACGAATACCTCACCAGCCTGGAGTTCTCCCTACCAGCCAATGCAGTGTACATATTTGACAGCACCAAGATGACCAAGCTTCAGAATGAGGTGTCCTGGGAGCCTGCGGGCAGACCGGGTCTCGGGCAGACCAGGAGGGGAAAGGGAAGCCAGGGGGAGGGGGATACAGACAAGTTCTACGATGGTTTTAGGTGCCTATACAACGAGGGGTTGGCTCTGGAGGTCGACGGGGACAGTGATACTAAAATCCTCCATGAGGCCCACCAGAAGAATGTGTCcccctgcccacctctccaccctgCTGTGAGCTAA